One window of the Salvelinus fontinalis isolate EN_2023a chromosome 2, ASM2944872v1, whole genome shotgun sequence genome contains the following:
- the si:ch211-284e13.9 gene encoding E3 ubiquitin-protein ligase RNF144A: MSGSLLLAQSVPPTSLKCPRCHQAGARKVKGQCAVCQRCSEALRRVYQFCWACGREWHQSGGTLEGQGVHFSCPLPGCALRAALLSPEVIVDPSSSAQGCPFFRACPHCKAILTHTGEGCSNIICPHCQKEFCFRCLKKECYYYEEEDDDDDDDFEYPLPCTVVDNSQSLRELEL, encoded by the exons ATGAGTGGCTCACTCCTGCTCGCACAG TCCGTTCCGCCAACCTCACTGAAGTGCCCCAGGTGCCACCAGGCTGGGGCCAGAAAGGTCAAAGgtcagtgtgctgtgtgtcagcgCTGCTCCGAGGCCCTGCGCCGTGTCTACCAGTTCTGCTGGGCCTGTGGGAGAGAGTGGCACCAGTCAGGAGGAACCCTGGAGGGTCAAGGGGTCCATTTCTCCTGCCCTCTGCCAGGCTGTGCCCTCAGggctgccctcctctccccagagGTCATAGTTGATCCAAGCAGTTCAGCCCAGGGATGCCCCTTCTTCAGGGCCTGTCCTCACTGTAAGGCCATCCTCACTCACACTGGAGAGGGATGCTCCAATATCATCTGTCCACACTGCCAAAAGGAGTTCTGCTTCCGCTGCTTGAAGAAGGAGTGCTATTATTATGAagaggaagatgatgatgatgatgatgattttgAGTATCCTTTACCATGCACTGTGGTGGATAACAGTCAGTCTCTCAGAGAGTTGGAACTGTAG
- the LOC129868769 gene encoding retinal guanylyl cyclase 2-like, giving the protein MASHRNSSFLLNLSHHPRWTQDPLMRERRRQRRTEDTKTMNSLTPASSSAVLRSRSSWGNWLMLPLLMATYLPCEAWGATFTVAIIGPWTCDPMYSKALPDLAARLATARLNMDPYTKKGYWYDYTLVNEDCKTSNALARFSSLESYGSAFLGPTNPGYCSSAALFAKNWNKPFLSWGCLKPNMEDGQYPTFHRPLPLSSRVLFSVLRYFRWAHVVIVTSEADLWEATGHELAASLMALGLPVINVVTMEPDKDGPTKALKRIRELDRVRVVIMCMHSALIGGEAQYQLLTSASNMRMIDRGYVFIPYDTLTYSLPKGTNLHALTNDSLLRKAYDGVLTITMDSGENTFYESFKDAQEKFEIRTSTPPDQVSPFFGTIYNMIFYMAYAVEKSRMVAGRWVDGETMLQSDGGVDFEGFNQHISSDEDGLGMLARYVVLDSDGGDKLYMTHTLEAPHTLGKFGAVKYNGRSIHFAGSSPSTDSRCWFSPYITCSWGMDAGTIFFLFILFCGLVGGGAAFYMKRGGQIGTIFGGSGGGGRPLKVVLNLDDLIFINTQTSQKKLNEDSMVNSQLDVKTPRHSVSGRSYFGSTPDSSNVAVFEGDWVWLKKCPNGNTVSSVSDGTQSIFTKLRDMRNENLNLFLGLFLDSGIFGVVTEHCTRGSLEDLLNNEDMRLDWMFKSSLLMDLIRGMKYLHNRDVIHGRLKSRNCVVDGRFVLKVTEYGFNEIISTQGVDFDEGRPEDQLWTAPELLRDSSLMKRGSFPGDVYSFAIIMQEVIARCAPFCMLDMPPKEIISKLKSPPPLCRPTVSVDEAPLEVIQVMKQAWSEEPDKRPTFEEIFKQFKSITKGKKTNIIDSMLRMLEQYSTNLEDLIRERTEELEVERKKTDNLLAQMLPRSVCLALKTGKPVRPEHFSEVTLYFSDIVGFTTISALSEPIEVVDLLNDLYTLFDAIIGQHDVYKVETIGDAYMVASGVPNRNGRRHAAEMSNMSLDILHCIGTFKMRHMPNVKVKIRIGLHSGPVVAGVVGLTMPRYCLFGDTVNTASRMESTGLSYRIHVNQSTVDILHELKMGYKVDTRGMTELKGKGVENTYWLAGRAGFDKVLPIPPDLTPGASNHGISLEEIPPDRKQKFLDRQARNK; this is encoded by the exons ATGGCATCTCACAGAAACTCTAGTTTCCTCCTCAACCTCTCCCACCACCCACGATGGACACAAGATCCCTTaatgagggagagaaggagacaaagAAGGACAGAGGATACAAAAACAATGAACAGTCTGACCCCCGCATCGTCATCTGCGGTGCTACGCTCCAGAAGCTCGTGGGGAAACTGGCTGATGTTGCCCCTGCTGATGGCCACCTATCTACCCTGTGAGGCCTGGGGCGCCACTTTCACTGTGGCCATAATTGGGCCCTGGACATGTGACCCTATGTACTCCAAAGCCCTCCCTGACCTGGCTGCACGCCTGGCCACCGCCCGCCTCAACATGGACCCCTACACTAAGAAAGGCTACTGGTACGACTATACTCTCGTCAACGAGGACTGTAAAACATCCAATGCCCTGGCCCGCTTCTCCTCTCTGGAAAGCTATGGCTCGGCTTTCCTCGGCCCTACTAATCCAGGCTACTGCTCATCGGCTGCTCTGTTTGCGAAAAACTGGAATAAGCCCTTTCTGTCCTGGGGTTGCCTGAAACCAAACATGGAGGATGGACAGTATCCCACCTTTCACAGGCCCCTGCCTCTGTCCTCCCGGGTTCTGTTTTCTGTGCTGCGGTACTTCCGCTGGGCCCATGTGGTCATCGTGACGTCAGAGGCTGACCTGTGGGAGGCTACAGGACACGAGCTGGCAGCCTCTCTTATGGCCCTGGGCCTGCCGGTTATCAATGTGGTCACCATGGAGCCGGACAAGGATGGGCCCACAAAGGCCTTGAAAAGGATACGGGAGTTAGACCGTGTCAGAG TGGTCATCATGTGCATGCACTCAGCGTTGATCGGTGGTGAGGCCCAGTATCAGCTCCTAACCTCTGCCTCAAACATGCGTATGATAGACCGCGGCTATGTTTTCATCCCCTACGACACCCTCACATACTCGCTGCCCAAGGGCACAAACCTTCATGCTCTGACCAATGACAGCTTGTTGAGAAAAGCCTACGATGGAGTTCTCACCATCACCATGGATTCTGGTGAGAACACTTTCTATGAAAGCTTCAAAGATGCTCAGGAGAAATTTGAGATTCGCACCAGCACTCCACCAGATCAG GTGTCTCCATTCTTCGGCACCATCTACAACATGATATTTTACATGGCCTATGCGGTAGAGAAGAGTCGCATGGTGGCTGGGCGCTGGGTGGATGGGGAGACCATGCTCCAGAGCGATGGAGGGGTTGACTTTGAGGGCTTCAACCAGCACATCTCATCCGATGAAGATGGGTTGGGGATGCTGGCTCGCTACGTGGTACTGGACTCTGACGGGGGAGACAAACTCTACATGACACACACTCTGGAAGCCCCCCATACCCTTGGCAAATTTGGGGCGGTCAAGTACAATGGGCGCTCCATCCACTTTGCTGGCAGTAGCCCCAGCACAGACTCCCGTTGCTGGTTCAGTCCATACATCACCTGCAGTTGGG GAATGGACGCAGGTACTATCTTCTTTCTGTTCATCCTGTTCTGTGGGTTGGTTGGAGGTGGAGCTGCCTTTTATATGAA GAGAGGTGGCCAGATTGGAACTATTTTTGGAGGATCAGGGGGAGGAGGAAGGCCCTTAAAAGTAGTCTTGAATCTGGATGACCTGATTTTCATCAATACCCAGACCAGCCAAAAG AAGCTGAATGAGGACAGTATGGTGAACAGTCAGCTGGACGTGAAGACGCCTCGCCACTCAGTGTCGGGACGAAGCTACTTTGGCTCCACCCCTGACAGTTCCAACGTCGCTGTCTTTGAG GGTGACTGGGTTTGGTTGAAGAAATGTCCCAATGGAAACACTGTGTCAAGTGTCAGTGATGGCACTCAAAGTATTTTCACCAAG ctcagGGACATGCGGAATGAGAATCTCAACCTGTTCCTTGGCCTGTTCCTCGACTCTGGTATCTTTGGTGTTGTGACAGAGCACTGTACCAGGGGCAGCTTGGAAGACCTTCTCAACAACGAGGACATGCGCCTCGACTGGATGTTCAAGTCCTCCCTGTTGATGGATTTGATCAGG GGAATGAAGTACCTGCACAACCGTGATGTCATCCATGGGCGCCTGAAGTCCCGAAACTGTGTGGTGGACGGACGCTTCGTGCTGAAGGTGACTGAGTACGGCTTCAACGAGATCATATCGACCCAGGGCGTCGACTTTGACGAGGGCAGGCCTGAGG ATCAGCTGTGGACAGCTCCAGAGCTACTGAGGGACTCCAGTTTGATGAAGAGAGGATCGTTCCCAGGGGACGTTTACAGTTTCGCCATCATCATGCAGGAGGTCATCGCCCGCTGTGCTCCCTTCTGCATGCTGGACATGCCTCCCAAGG agATCATCAGTAAGTTGAAATCCCCCCCACCACTGTGTCGGCCCACTGTGTCAGTGGATGAGGCTCCACTAGAGGTGATCCAGGTCATGAAACAGGCCTGGAGCGAGGAGCCAGACAAGAGACCCACCTTCGAGGAGATCTTCAAGCAG TTCAAGAGTATAACCAAGGGAAAGAAGACCAACATCATAGACTCCATGCTGCGTATGTTGGAGCAGTACTCCACTAACCTTGAGGACCTGatcagggagaggacagaggagctggaggtggagaggaagAAGACTGATAACCTGCTGGCCCAGATGTTGCCCAG GTCTGTGTGCCTGGCCCTGAAAACGGGCAAGCCTGTGAGACCAGAGCACTTCTCTGAGGTCACTCTGTACTTCAGTGACATTGTGGGCTTCACCACCATCTCTGCACTCAGCGAGCCCATTGAGGTGGTAGACTTACTCAATGATCTCTACACACTCTTTGATGCCATCATCGGGCAGCATGATGTCTACAAG GTGGAGACCATCGGAGATGCGTACATGGTAGCCTCTGGAGTTCCAAACCGGAACGGTAGACGCCACGCAGCAGAGATGTCCAACATGTCCCTGGACATTCTCCACTGTATTGGAACCTTCAAGATGAGGCACATGCCTAACGTCAAGGTCAAGATTCGTATCGGCCTGCACTCTG GGCCTGTGGTGGCAGGTGTGGTGGGTCTGACGATGCCTCGGTACTGTCTGTTCGGGGACACTGTCAACACAGCCTCTCGAATGGAGTCTACGGGGTTGT CTTACAGAATCCATGTCAACCAGAGCACAGTCGATATCCTGCATGAACTAAAAATGGGCTACAAAGTAGACACCAGGGGCATGACAGAGCTAaag GGGAAGGGAGTTGAAAACACTTACTGGTTGGCAGGGAGAGCTGGGTTTGACAAGGTTCTGCCCATACCGCCTGACCTTACTCCAGG